Proteins encoded within one genomic window of Anastrepha ludens isolate Willacy chromosome 4, idAnaLude1.1, whole genome shotgun sequence:
- the LOC128860402 gene encoding uncharacterized protein LOC128860402, giving the protein MAVQQNSTLIYDNLAECPSLLKEPEELSRYSPILPLKNQNNDIKTNIQQSDSNNNNKNNNNNLNPEIKDIHKYRKYTRNRPQRNYAASSCSAQSSRSRTISLSGVHGTEKQGHKEIPIWIGEEPRYVSGVNSRTTCNDIIKALIDDEIRIGSNHDYCANRNKFDAASRDYNDYVIAESWRGIERSYDGNMAILPVWKAWSRVHNEIRLSLKHHTEVAEPLPPKQTNNWFQSIRKYLALLFKFTKRNKKMLPDVTNKQQKQLLPIEEEESPDEIVFILLPDKKYDNSAALPQISKPLSTATDTSFNDPNTKAAMMKRKLYSLAESRVSMRRKKRSSKTSKRKSEEFHASPPANTQDVANNCIRRRKPTSIRQSLRHTLAQKTNDIDTLYKRESELTKRLNHKCQLYKLHNELYSKSDQRLELSIGQIQRNVEQYAEQIIQTEHELLELKNEIKQDISIVNNLKRMTLRAEEKANECGVPLLAEMRGGVQHEEQPRKGDINAEMQFVDNIYEFCDNNASMLV; this is encoded by the exons ATGGCTGTCCAGCAGAACTCAACACTCATCTACGATAATTTGGCTGAGTGTCCTTCATTGCTAAAGGAGCCGGAAGAGTTAAGCCGTTACAGTCCTATACTGCCACTAAAGAATCAGAATAatgatattaaaacaaatatacagCAGTCcgatagcaacaacaataacaaaaacaacaacaacaacttaaacCCTGAAATTAAAGATATTCATAAATATCGAAAATATACAAGAAATCGTCCGCAACGAAATTATGCCGCGAGTAGTTGCAGCGCTCAAAGTAGCCGAAGTCGTACGATATCGCTGAGTGGTGTTCATGGTACAGAG AAACAGGGCCACAAGGAGATACCCATTTGGATTGGCGAGGAACCACGTTACGTGTCAGGCGTAAATAGTCGCACCACCTGCAATGACATTATCAAAGCTTTGATTGATGATGAAATCCGTATTGGAAGCAATCACGATTACTGTGCCAATCGCAATAAAT TTGACGCAGCATCGCGTGACTACAACGATTACGTTATAGCGGAAAGTTGGCGCGGTATCGAGCGCAGCTACGATGGCAACATGGCGATTTTGCCCGTTTGGAAGGCCTGGAGTCGTGTACACAATGAG ATCCGTCTAAGTCTCAAACACCATACAGAAGTCGCTGAGCCCCTACCGCCAAAGCAAACCAATAACTGGTTTCAGTCAATACGAAAATATCTTGCCTTACTATTTAAATTTACGAAACGCAATAAGAAAATGCTGCCAGACGTCACAAataaacagcaaaaacaattgcTGCCTATCGAAGAGGAAGAGTCCCCCGATGAGATTGTCTTCATTTTATTGCCCGATAAAAAATACGACAATTCTGCAGCGCTACCGCAAATCAGCAAGCCTCTAAGTACCGCTACCGATACGTCCTTTAATGATCCGAACACAAAGGCCGCGATGATGAAACGCAAACTCTATAGCCTCGCTGAGTCGCGTGTTTCCATGCGCCGTAAAAAACGTTCGAGCAAAACATCGAAACGGAAAAGTGAAGAATTTCACGCAAGCCCTCCAGCCAACACTCAGGATGTGGCAAATAATTGTATACGGCGACGCAAACCTACGTCCATACGGCAATCGCTACGTCATACGCTGGCACAAAAGACTAACGACATTGATACGCTCTATAAACGTGAGTCTGAGCTAACGAAGCGTTTGAATCATAAATGTCAACTTTATAAGCTGCACAATGAATTGTATTCAAAATCGGATCAAAGACTGGAACTCTCCATTGGgcaaatacaaagaaatgttgaacaATATGCCGAACAGATCATACAAACCGAACATGAATTGCTCGAGTTGAAGAATGAAATCAAACAGGACATATCCATAGTGAATAACCTCAAACGAATGACTTTGAGAGCCGAGGAGAAGGCAAACGAATGTGGAGTTCCGCTGCTGGCTGAGATGCGTGGTGGAGTGCAGCACGAAGAGCAGCCGAGAAAGGGAGATATTAATGCGGAAATGCAGTTTGTGGATAATATTTATGAATTCTGTGACAACAACGCAAGCATGTTGGTCTAA